A region from the Vanessa tameamea isolate UH-Manoa-2023 chromosome 3, ilVanTame1 primary haplotype, whole genome shotgun sequence genome encodes:
- the LOC113397295 gene encoding testis-specific serine/threonine-protein kinase 3-like produces MCPATEKLDLSTTESDILILQEKGFILEKIIGEGSYAKVFKATHMVDETRHSVMACKVIDTAQAPRDYLTKFLPRELDILIRINHPHIVHVSNIFQRRAKYFIFLRFAENGDLLDFLSQNGAVPENQSRLWMRQILSGINYIHTMNIAHRDLKCENVLITANYNVKITDFGFARNVRQRDRDLLSETYCGSLSYAAPEVLKGVPYLPKLADMWSIGIILYTMLNKALPFNETSVKKLYEKQVMRKWRFRTSVVSQLSTECKQQVTQLMEPEAKSRPTANTIFHGPWIAMDPRLTKLTFLEESLLKQAQEESYRKEREHVEEETEVERLAELRRKGRGKEGLKVLKTADSNFGKSQPLFEDAE; encoded by the exons ATGTGTCCCGCCACGGAGAAATTGGATCTGAGCACAACAGAgtcagatattttaatattacaggaAAAAGGAttcatattagaaaaaataataggaGAAGGATCTTACGCCAAA GTATTTAAAGCAACGCACATGGTCGACGAAACTCGTCACAGCGTGATGGCTTGCAAAGTAATAGATACAGCACAAGCTCCAAGGGATTACTTGACAAAATTTTTACCGCGAGAGCTAGACATTCTGATTCGTATAAATCACCCGCACATTGTTCACGTATCTAACATTTTCCAGCGTCGCGCTAAATACTTCATATTTCTTCGTTTTGCCGAAAACGGTGACTTGCTCGATTTCTTGTCACAGAATGGTGCAGTGCCGGAAAACCAGAGCAGGCTCTGGATGCGGCAGATTTTGTCCGGGATTAACTACATACACACGATGAACATAGCGCACAGAGACTTGAAATGTGAAAATGTTCTCATTACGGCCAATTACAACGTGAAAATAACCGATTTTGGATTTGCGCGTAATgtcagacagagagacagagacTTGTTAAGCGAAACATATTGCGGTTCCCTTTCCTACGCAGCTCCTGAAGTGTTAAAAGGCGTTCCATACTTACCGAAACTAGCCGACATGTGGTCTATTGGTATTATTTTGTACACTATGCTTAATAAAGCACTTCCGTTTAACGAGACGTCCGTAAAGAAATTGTACGAAAAACAG GTAATGCGTAAGTGGCGCTTTCGCACAAGCGTGGTGAGCCAGCTATCGACGGAGTGCAAGCAGCAGGTGACGCAGCTGATGGAGCCCGAGGCGAAGTCGCGGCCCACTGCCAACACGATTTTTCATGGACCCTGGATAGCTATGGACCCGAGACTTACCA AACTAACATTTTTAGAAGAATCATTGTTAAAGCAAGCTCAAGAAGAATCTTATAGAAAAGAAAGGGAACACGTTGAAGAAGAGACTGAAGTGGAGAGGCTCGCGGAACTGAGGCGTAAAGGCAGAGGAAAAG AGGGATTAAAAGTACTTAAAACAGCCGATTCAAATTTCGGTAAATCACAACCTTTATTCGAAGATGCGGAGTGA